One Candidatus Dependentiae bacterium DNA window includes the following coding sequences:
- a CDS encoding ComEC/Rec2 family competence protein, with translation MSIKTDRSMSFTDRIHPLLISTLFFIMGIIAAAHTLSFVALSFLVVSALGITLLFNQNGKRGALYLAFVIMLPFTIGFCRYTHVTHSYFTVKQLITDRSFDCTGWVSENSSQLDQKRFKHKLTVTLTSITLPDKTVVKTPYTLTFYLLQKPLCKPGDTLSIKNITIQAPKLKFEHYLLKESSLGTLFLPNIDYTCLSTAPYSFARISADNKQRVSTALTYKLNKLTHTLFCTIFLGTKPSNTLYLTSVKELFSYWGIIHYLARSGLHVALIVMIWSLLLCWLPLPYYFKQLLLMSLIGLYTILTWSSISFIRAFVTFLLYKFCIFHSRPSHAVHILTLTTLGILTANPLQLFFLDFQLSFALTFALAWFNEIKIYYKNSKTIEATT, from the coding sequence ATGAGTATAAAAACAGACAGATCAATGAGCTTTACAGATCGCATACATCCCCTACTTATAAGCACTCTTTTTTTTATTATGGGCATTATAGCAGCAGCTCATACTCTCTCTTTTGTTGCATTAAGCTTTTTAGTTGTTAGTGCTCTAGGCATTACACTACTTTTTAACCAGAATGGCAAAAGGGGTGCTTTATATTTAGCTTTTGTTATTATGCTCCCTTTCACTATAGGTTTTTGTCGGTACACACACGTAACACACAGTTACTTTACTGTTAAACAACTTATTACAGATAGGTCCTTTGATTGTACGGGCTGGGTAAGCGAAAACAGTAGTCAGTTAGATCAAAAGCGCTTTAAGCATAAGCTCACAGTAACGCTTACGAGTATTACGCTGCCCGATAAAACAGTGGTTAAAACTCCCTACACACTTACCTTTTATCTTTTACAAAAACCACTGTGTAAACCTGGCGATACGCTTAGTATTAAAAATATTACTATACAAGCTCCTAAGCTAAAGTTTGAACACTACTTACTTAAAGAATCGTCTTTGGGCACCTTGTTTTTGCCAAACATAGACTACACCTGTTTAAGCACGGCACCCTACAGTTTTGCACGTATTTCTGCTGATAATAAACAACGAGTGAGTACAGCACTTACTTACAAATTAAACAAGTTAACACATACGCTTTTTTGTACCATATTTTTAGGAACCAAACCCTCTAATACTCTTTATCTAACGAGCGTAAAAGAACTCTTTTCTTATTGGGGTATTATACATTATTTAGCACGATCAGGACTGCATGTGGCTTTAATTGTTATGATATGGAGCCTACTCCTCTGCTGGCTGCCACTGCCTTATTATTTTAAACAACTACTGCTTATGAGCTTAATAGGGCTTTACACTATTTTAACCTGGTCAAGCATTTCATTTATACGTGCTTTTGTAACCTTTCTGCTCTATAAATTTTGTATTTTCCATAGTCGACCTAGCCATGCTGTGCATATACTTACACTCACAACACTTGGTATACTTACCGCCAATCCCTTACAACTCTTTTTTTTAGATTTTCAGTTAAGCTTTGCTTTAACTTTTGCTTTAGCATGGTTTAATGAAATAAAAATATATTATAAAAATAGTAAAACTATTGAAGCGACAACATAA